Genomic window (Nicotiana sylvestris chromosome 7, ASM39365v2, whole genome shotgun sequence):
CCTCTCTTGTTTGCTGCAGGCTGAACTGTAGCAACTTCATATCGCTTTTTCCCACAGAATACAAGCTAGATACAGACTTAATGAGAGCAGAAGTTCCATGTGTCCAGCCTAATTGCAAACAGCAATCAGTAAAGCAAATCAGTTTAATCCATACAAATTTTAAAATCATTACTGGTGCTAATTTACAATTAAGAAGCACTTGACATACCTTGTCTTCTCAAGTGCTTTCTTTTGAAGACAAAAACAAAAATACTAATAAGAACCAAGATAGCAGATATTGCAGAAACAATTCTTGCAATAAAAACTATGTGTCTCCGAGCTGAATTCCCAGATACGCGATGAGTAACTGCATCCAGAAGCCAAATGGTAGATAAATTAGATAAATTTAGTTTTCTAGATAAAAGATGTAATGAATCATTATTAGTAGAATTGATAGGAATTGAAGTGAAAATACCTGGCTCAGAGCCACGAACTCGAACATAGAGAGCTCTGCCAGCAGTATAGTTATGTGCAAGGTCTAGTAAATCTCCAAACCAAACTAAACAGGTGCTATTTGAATAGGCATAAGCTGAGCAGGAACAGTTTCTAATGCACTGAGTTTCACACTCCTTAATGTTCATATTCCCGAAGGAGATAGCATGATCGGGCAACTTCATATTCTCGTGCTTCAAAAACCCATCTCCGCCATCACACCCCAATGCTACTTTTCTACCACAACCTCCATTCGGCTTCCCATTTGCCCAATCTGTCGAAAATCTTGGTTCAAATCCTGTTAAACATTTGCATCTGTTTGATCTGATCCCACAGCTGCCAAATGGACCACACTGCGCGTAAAGTTCACAAGGAACTTGTGGTGCCTGAAATTCAACTTTCCATTTATTAGCATACTGAATCCATGCCAGCACCTGAAGGTATCCACCAGGATTCAAAACGACGATTATTGTTATCAGGCTTTTGGTGTAACCATAAGTAAGAAATACTCCATCTTTTCCTGAAACAACAGAAAGATACCATGCAATTCCCAGGAAATTCCCTCCAGAGTATTCATTACTATCGTCAAACCTATAATAAATACTGTTCTGCTTCCAAATGTAAAACTGTGGTCGCCCTTGAGGGTCTACTCCAAAAGAGAAATTTCCAGGCCGAGGATCTTCACTACTTGTCCACGAATTGACCAGAGTTCGTTGGCTAGTCGTTCTATTATAACCGAGTTTCATCTCAGGCATAAATGTATCCGTAGGATGTTCAAAGCTCTGCCACAATATATGGGACTCACCATGCATAAGAACAAGATTTCCATTATCTAACAATGCTCCCACAGCAGAATTTGAAGCCAAACCTGTTGTGGACGAAACATTTGACGACCAAATAAGTTTACCATTTTCATCAAAAAGCACTAAAtttccatcatcaccaatagtgaAAACTGCAGTAGAATTCTGAGGGATTGGAGATTGTCTGTTAGCAACCCAAATGACAGTTAGTTCAGGGATGGTATTATACCATATGCCAATATAGCTAAATGTAGAATTGCCTGGAGTGAAAAAGCCGAAGGCAAAAGTTCCACCTGTTGAAACCATTTTCTGATTACCAGTAATTGATTTGCCCACCTTGATATTGTCTTCACTTGAAAGAAGGGTTAAGCAAGAACATGAGAATACTAGTACAAGAGCTAGGACAGTATCTAACTCCATTAGTTTTCCTAGTACAGCTCCTTGTTTGTTCTTGTTTTATTCTTTATCCCAAGTAAGTGCACCACTTCTCCCACTTCCACCAAGTTGGAATTAAAGGAGAGAATGTTCTTTATTAGCACAATATTTTAAACAAACATAGTACCTCTTTTAAAagattgagagaaataaaaagattTGTGGTCCCTTTCTCCTAAATATATACACACCTAAATTACACGTTTCTAAACATTAAATAATGACACAAAAGATAGGTTTAGCGACATAATGTTATTTTTCACTGTTACAGAGTGTGAAAATGAACAGAACAATGGCTTCCACGTACAGGGAAAATTAATTGagtttgttataaaataaaagcgatttagtaaaacatgaacaagaaatataagcaatttagtaaaatatgaacaagaaatggagatagagagaaggaagagattttcttcttcaattgtgtgtatttttctatctattacaaggcctttatataggcataaatatgtcattgaacatacaaaatatgtcattaagcatttgagatgaagatcatggaagaagagtagacatccaccataatgtgatatttatcataacactcccccttggatgtccaaagataatgtgcctcgttaaaaccttactaggaaaaaatcCTATGGGAAAAAAAATCTTAGTGAAGAAAAAAtagtacacatgtttagaaatacgccttttggttgcctcgttaaaaacattgcaaggaaaacccagtgggacaaaactttgtaagggaaaaagagtacaacgcataTTAACTCCTcttgatgagagcatcaattcacatccttgatcattcacatcccaatcttgtagactagtttcttgaaggttgacgtcggtagagatttggtgaacaaatcaaccatattatcacttaaaagaatctgttgcacattgatatcactattcttttgaagatcacgtgtggaaaataactttggtgaaatgcgACTTGTCCTAACTatttttatgaatcctcccttcaattgggctattcATGAtgtattgtcttcatacaaaattgtgggtagtttgTAACACTTCAAATCATTTTTggctcgaataagatgtattatagacctcaactatacacattctcgactttctTCATAAATAACagttatctcagcatgattagatgaagtagctacgattgattgcttagtcgatcgccaagatatgacaatacctccacatgtaaacacatagcatgtttgagatcaagccttgtgtgtgtcagataaataccccGCATCGGCATAACCAATATAATCGgaattgcaatcattgccataaaataagcccacatcggTAGTCCTTTTAAGATaacgcaatatgtgtttgatttcattccaatgtctccttgtagggGCAGAGCTATATCCTGCTAAGACATTAATTGAAAAAGTTATGTCACACCTTGTAGTATtaacaagatacattagtgcatcaattgcactaagatatggtacttcaggatcAAAAAGTTCTTCATTATTTTTATGAGGTCGGAAtgaatctttatttatatcgagtgatCACACAACCAtcgggtactcaatggatgtactttatccatatagaatcgctttaaaatattttcagtgtatgttgattgatggacaaaaattcatttttcatatactcaatttgtagaccaagataaaattttgtctttctaagatcttttatttcaattctttTCTTTAAATAGTCTACTGCTTTATGAAGCTCCCCGGGAGTTCTAAtaatatttgaatcatcaacatacacgacgattataacaaattcaaatccggATCCTTTTACAATGACAAATTGAATTATTcgtgtacccttctttcaacaagtattttctcgggcgattataccgcatgcgccctgattgtttcaatccgtataaggattattgaagctttatttaataaatttcttgggaaccataatatgcttcagaacaatttaaatccttcaatgatttccattatatgcatatcaagttttttatGTATTGTcagattaaaacctgaaatgACTACATCCACCACAAGAGAACATGTCTCTATATAATCAATGCCAGGATAGTTACAAATCTTCTTGTgacacaagtcgtctttatgccTATCGACTTGTCTTTCTTCGCACAAGAGCATATTTATACCTCCAAtggctttatactttcaggtgttgagactatccgtccaacttcacatttttcaggTGAAATCAATCTTGATTgcgtttattttattttattttattttggccaatcatttatctgtccaaatttcatgacagatttgagctcaagatcctcgtcaatattaataatattgagcgctgtattatattaacaatatcgtcgacgatcactttatgtcggttccattattacctaataaagacataacttattgatgtttttttatctcattattttcaggtacctgagcctctcccatgaggtcttatgaagtgttatgtcgtggtgctcttctagagcacttgcctccttattatgaccattttgattATTTGTCGTtgtccttcttcaaggagttttatatttggaaccgattggtctgttacgcttcatgcgtggcatagactctgtccctcgtggactttattctatttggagcattgacagctgaaatatgacatttagctttgggtcagcaaatgcgtctggaaataatttgtaaatgaattatcacttgaacttgaACTTTAAGTTCATATTTCCTTATACGatgatctatatgtattcataataattcatttcatgtATCACTTCCTCAACTGCCCATTTTttccctaatgttgggatcaccaacagaTTTTCCAACCTTTTTTGGGAAtacatctttgtgcattgtggtagaataattaaatcatatagcacatccatatttctatatagaaattatttggttcctgactctgaaccgattgtgatagcgAGAAATTTTCATAATTTGGCTAGATGTGTACAAGTGCTGTTGTATATTAATAATACTTCTCATACAAAAATTCATTTTtgagagttttgttctcataaccaatgatttagctataattggaggcatataatttctgctaaaccaacttggatttaaaccagtattattaagataaatcatcataatttatattctggaactgtactctaataatttgagcaagcaaccttgcaaaaaccaaactgcaagttgataacaaatgcacatatgaccatagaatagatgcatctattaaaatcatataatagtaaacaatccacatggcaggtgactgggcccatatatttatcaccttttattTGTTCTAAAAATCAAGGGATACAATCccaaccttaactggtatatcatgagaataagcaacacaagagaattcttgaaaaatcttctattcttcaatatatgccaatgtaattctcaattaattttttcgtatcataattgaaccgggatGGTCAACCGGTTATGCCAactaatatttattttagtaaacctctagtttacttgtggcatatgattcaagcatcatgcttatatttgtgtagtacaaatagaaataaaatcaggtaacctttcatatttactcGGTATGATTATAgagaagatattcaatcttccttttatttattgt
Coding sequences:
- the LOC104212345 gene encoding G-type lectin S-receptor-like serine/threonine-protein kinase At1g11330 — protein: MVSTGGTFAFGFFTPGNSTFSYIGIWYNTIPELTVIWVANRQSPIPQNSTAVFTIGDDGNLVLFDENGKLIWSSNVSSTTGLASNSAVGALLDNGNLVLMHGESHILWQSFEHPTDTFMPEMKLGYNRTTSQRTLVNSWTSSEDPRPGNFSFGVDPQGRPQFYIWKQNSIYYRFDDSNEYSGGNFLGIAWYLSVVSGKDGVFLTYGYTKSLITIIVVLNPGGYLQVLAWIQYANKWKVEFQAPQVPCELYAQCGPFGSCGIRSNRCKCLTGFEPRFSTDWANGKPNGGCGRKVALGCDGGDGFLKHENMKLPDHAISFGNMNIKECETQCIRNCSCSAYAYSNSTCLVWFGDLLDLAHNYTAGRALYVRVRGSEPVTHRVSGNSARRHIVFIARIVSAISAILVLISIFVFVFKRKHLRRQGWTHGTSALIKSVSSLYSVGKSDMKLLQFSLQQTREATDDFHEENKLGEGGFGPVFKGFLVEFGDVAIKRLCRRSSQGQEEFMNELKLIAKLQHKNLVSLLGCCVEGEEKILIYEYMPNCSLDKFLFDSRLKVTLDWSTRFKIIEGIAQGMLYLHKYSRLKVIHRDLKVSNILLDEEMIPKISDFGMARIFGTDQTQANTNRVVGTYGYMSPEYVVYGQFSEKSDVFSFGVLVLEILTGERNSDFFMTEVSVSLLGWAWNKWKEGSLLELIDPSIRETCDSDKATRSIMAALLCVQEIPTDRPTMFDIVVMLSNETLPIPEPKEPAFRSSLQSQQLNDISINEMTFTLPVPR